A DNA window from Pseudomonas tohonis contains the following coding sequences:
- the putA gene encoding trifunctional transcriptional regulator/proline dehydrogenase/L-glutamate gamma-semialdehyde dehydrogenase, whose product MATTTTLGVKLDEATRERLKEAARQIDRTPHWLIKQAIYSYLETLESGKTLPELQGIAARLAEGDLEAVEALIDPIHQPFLDFAESILPQSVLRAAITGAYRRPEEEVVPMLLEQARLPADMADATYKLAYGIAEKLRNQKSASGRAGIVQGLLQEFSLSSQEGVALMCLAEALLRIPDKGTRDALIRDKISNGNWQQHLGQSPSMFVNAASWGLLITGKLVSTHNEAGLSSSLNRIIGKSGEPLIRKGVDMAMRLMGEQFVTGETIAEALANASAFETKGFRYSYDMLGEAALTEEDAQRYLASYEQAIHSIGKASHGRGIYEGPGISIKLSALHPRYSRAQYERMMDELYPRLLSLTLLAKQYDIGLNIDAEEADRLEISLDMLERLCFEPQLKGWNGVGFVIQAYQKRCPYVIDYVIDLARRSRHRLMIRLVKGAYWDSEIKRAQVDGLEGFPVYTRKVYTDVSYIACARKLLAVPDAIYPQFATHNAHTLSAIYHIAGQNYYPGQYEFQCLHGMGEPLYEQVVGKIADGKLNRPCRIYAPVGTHETLLAYLVRRLLENGANTSFVNRIADQTISIKQLVEDPVVSIEAIAAAEGALGKPHPRIPQPRDLYGAARANSSGIDMSNEHRLGSLSSALLSSGHADWRARPMLGCPVAEGESLPVINPADRRDIVGHVQNASLEDVGNAVLASLAAAPIWQATPPVERAAALDRAADLMEAEIQPLMGLLCREAGKTFANAIAEVREAVDFLRYYAAQARHDFANDSHRPLGPVVCISPWNFPLAIFSGQVAAALAAGNTVLAKPAEQTPLIAAQAVRILLQAGIPEGAVQLLPGEGHTVGAALVSDERVKGVMFTGSTEVAGILARNVAGRLDSQGRPIPLIAETGGQNAMIVDSSALVEQVVTDVVASAFDSAGQRCSALRVLCIQEDVADRALEMLKGAMSECRLGNPDNFAIDIGPVIDAEAKAGIDKHIETMRKKGRHVFQVARTEGDVMSRGTYVMPTLIELESLDELEREVFGPVLHVLRYKRQDLDQLLDQINATGYGLTLGVHTRIDETIAKVVDKAHAGNLYVNRNMVGAVVGVQPFGGEGLSGTGPKAGGPLYMYRLLATRPVDAVSRTFKRMDEQAADAHLRNSLEQRLGKPLDALKEWAGKEGKAELASLCDSFAELSQSGLTRTLPGPTGERNTYMLLPRANVLGLADDEGDLLTQLAAALAVGSAVVWQDGDLTKALRGKLPKAVQARIRLVADWKAEGVEFDAVLHHGDSDQLRGICQQVAARKGPIIGVQGLSQGETAVPLERLLIERALSVNTAAAGGNASLMTIG is encoded by the coding sequence ATGGCAACCACCACCACCCTTGGCGTGAAACTCGATGAAGCGACCCGTGAGCGCCTCAAGGAAGCCGCACGCCAGATCGACCGCACGCCGCACTGGCTGATCAAGCAGGCCATCTACAGCTACCTGGAGACCCTGGAAAGCGGCAAGACCCTTCCCGAGCTCCAGGGCATCGCCGCGCGCCTGGCCGAGGGTGACCTGGAAGCGGTGGAAGCCCTGATCGACCCGATCCACCAGCCGTTCCTGGATTTCGCCGAAAGCATCCTGCCGCAGTCCGTGCTGCGTGCCGCCATCACCGGCGCCTACCGTCGCCCCGAGGAAGAAGTGGTGCCCATGCTGCTGGAGCAGGCCCGCCTGCCCGCCGACATGGCCGACGCCACCTACAAGCTCGCCTACGGCATCGCCGAGAAGCTGCGCAACCAGAAGAGCGCCAGCGGCCGCGCCGGCATCGTCCAGGGCCTGCTGCAGGAGTTCTCCCTCTCTTCCCAGGAAGGCGTGGCGCTGATGTGCCTGGCCGAAGCCCTGCTGCGCATCCCCGACAAGGGCACCCGCGATGCCCTGATCCGCGACAAGATCAGCAACGGCAACTGGCAGCAGCACCTGGGCCAAAGCCCCTCGATGTTCGTCAACGCCGCCTCCTGGGGCCTGCTCATCACCGGCAAGCTGGTGTCGACCCACAACGAGGCCGGCCTCTCCAGCTCGCTGAACCGCATCATCGGCAAGTCCGGCGAGCCGCTGATCCGCAAGGGCGTGGACATGGCCATGCGCCTGATGGGCGAGCAGTTCGTCACCGGCGAGACCATCGCCGAGGCCCTGGCCAACGCCAGCGCCTTCGAGACCAAGGGCTTCCGCTACTCCTACGACATGCTCGGTGAAGCCGCGCTGACCGAGGAAGACGCCCAGCGCTACCTGGCGTCCTACGAGCAGGCCATCCACTCCATCGGCAAGGCCTCCCACGGCCGCGGCATCTACGAGGGCCCGGGCATCTCCATCAAGCTTTCCGCCCTGCACCCGCGCTACAGCCGCGCCCAGTACGAGCGGATGATGGACGAGCTGTACCCGCGCCTGCTATCGCTGACCCTGCTGGCCAAGCAGTACGACATCGGCCTGAACATCGATGCCGAGGAAGCGGACCGCCTGGAAATCTCCCTCGACATGCTCGAGCGCCTCTGCTTCGAGCCGCAGCTCAAGGGCTGGAACGGCGTCGGCTTCGTCATCCAGGCCTACCAGAAGCGCTGCCCGTACGTGATCGACTACGTCATCGACCTGGCCCGTCGCAGCCGTCACCGCCTGATGATCCGCCTGGTGAAAGGCGCCTACTGGGACAGCGAGATCAAGCGCGCCCAGGTCGACGGCCTGGAAGGCTTCCCGGTCTACACCCGCAAGGTCTACACCGACGTTTCCTACATCGCCTGCGCGCGCAAGCTGCTGGCGGTGCCGGATGCCATCTACCCGCAGTTCGCCACCCACAACGCCCACACCCTCTCGGCCATCTACCACATCGCCGGGCAGAACTATTACCCGGGCCAGTACGAGTTCCAGTGCCTGCACGGCATGGGCGAGCCGCTGTACGAGCAGGTGGTGGGCAAGATCGCCGACGGCAAGCTGAACCGCCCGTGCCGCATCTACGCACCGGTGGGCACCCACGAGACGCTGCTGGCCTACCTGGTCCGCCGCCTCCTGGAAAACGGCGCCAACACCAGCTTCGTCAACCGCATCGCCGACCAGACCATCTCCATCAAGCAACTGGTGGAAGACCCGGTCGTCAGCATCGAAGCCATCGCCGCCGCCGAAGGCGCCCTGGGCAAGCCGCACCCGCGCATCCCCCAGCCGCGTGACCTGTATGGCGCCGCCCGCGCCAACTCCAGCGGCATCGACATGTCCAACGAGCACCGCCTGGGCTCCCTGTCCAGTGCCCTGCTCAGCAGCGGCCACGCCGACTGGCGCGCCCGCCCGATGCTGGGCTGCCCGGTAGCCGAAGGCGAGAGCCTGCCGGTAATCAACCCGGCCGACCGCCGCGACATCGTCGGCCACGTGCAGAACGCCAGCCTGGAAGACGTCGGCAACGCCGTGCTCGCCTCGCTGGCCGCCGCGCCGATCTGGCAGGCCACCCCGCCGGTCGAACGCGCCGCCGCCCTGGACCGCGCCGCCGACCTGATGGAAGCCGAGATCCAGCCGCTGATGGGTCTGCTCTGCCGCGAGGCCGGCAAGACCTTCGCCAACGCCATCGCCGAAGTGCGCGAGGCCGTCGACTTCCTGCGCTACTACGCCGCCCAGGCGCGCCACGACTTCGCCAACGACAGCCACCGCCCCCTGGGCCCGGTGGTGTGCATCAGCCCGTGGAACTTCCCCCTGGCGATCTTCAGCGGCCAGGTGGCCGCCGCCCTGGCCGCCGGCAACACCGTGCTGGCCAAGCCCGCCGAGCAGACCCCACTGATCGCCGCCCAGGCCGTGCGCATCCTGCTCCAGGCCGGCATCCCCGAAGGCGCCGTACAGTTGCTGCCGGGTGAAGGCCATACCGTCGGTGCCGCGCTGGTCAGCGATGAGCGCGTCAAGGGCGTGATGTTCACCGGCTCCACCGAAGTCGCCGGCATCCTCGCCCGCAACGTCGCCGGCCGCCTGGACTCCCAGGGCCGCCCGATCCCGCTGATCGCCGAGACCGGCGGGCAGAACGCGATGATCGTCGACTCCTCCGCGCTGGTTGAGCAGGTGGTGACCGACGTCGTCGCCTCCGCCTTCGACAGTGCCGGCCAGCGTTGCTCGGCCCTGCGCGTGCTGTGCATCCAGGAAGACGTGGCCGACCGCGCCCTGGAGATGCTCAAGGGCGCCATGTCCGAATGCCGCCTGGGCAACCCGGACAACTTCGCCATCGACATCGGCCCGGTGATCGACGCCGAAGCCAAGGCCGGCATCGACAAGCACATCGAGACGATGCGCAAGAAGGGCCGCCACGTGTTCCAGGTCGCCCGCACCGAAGGCGACGTGATGAGCCGCGGCACCTACGTGATGCCGACCCTGATCGAGCTGGAAAGCCTGGACGAGCTGGAGCGCGAAGTGTTCGGCCCGGTGCTGCACGTGCTGCGCTACAAGCGCCAGGACCTGGACCAGCTGCTGGACCAGATCAACGCCACCGGCTATGGCCTGACCCTCGGCGTGCATACCCGCATCGACGAGACCATCGCCAAGGTGGTGGACAAGGCCCATGCCGGCAACCTCTACGTCAACCGCAACATGGTCGGCGCCGTGGTCGGCGTGCAGCCCTTCGGTGGCGAAGGCCTCTCCGGCACCGGCCCGAAAGCCGGCGGCCCACTGTACATGTACCGCCTGCTGGCCACCCGCCCGGTGGACGCCGTGAGCCGCACCTTCAAGCGCATGGACGAACAGGCGGCCGACGCCCACCTGCGCAACAGCCTGGAGCAACGCCTGGGCAAGCCGCTGGATGCGCTGAAGGAATGGGCGGGCAAGGAAGGCAAGGCCGAGCTGGCCAGCCTTTGCGACAGCTTCGCCGAACTCTCCCAGAGCGGCCTGACCCGCACCCTCCCCGGCCCGACCGGCGAGCGCAACACCTACATGCTGCTGCCCCGCGCCAACGTGCTGGGCCTGGCCGACGACGAAGGCGACCTGCTGACCCAGCTGGCCGCCGCCCTCGCGGTCGGCAGCGCGGTGGTCTGGCAGGACGGTGACCTCACCAAGGCCCTGCGCGGCAAGCTGCCCAAGGCAGTGCAGGCGCGCATCCGGCTGGTCGCCGACTGGAAAGCCGAAGGCGTGGAATTCGACGCCGTGCTGCACCACGGTGACTCGGACCAGCTGCGCGGCATCTGCCAACAGGTGGCAGCGCGCAAAGGCCCGATCATCGGCGTCCAGGGCCTGTCCCAGGGCGAGACCGCGGTGCCGCTGGAGCGCCTGCTGATCGAGCGCGCGCTGAGCGTCAACACCGCAGCGGCCGGCGGCAACGCCAGCCTGATGACCATCGGCTGA
- a CDS encoding IS110 family transposase, whose product MPSVIGIDIAKHTFDLATLQPNGKYRTKAKLANDKAGFAVLRDWLNKHSEPGAWVVMEATGIHHEALAEWLLEQGYRVCVLNPAQIAHYARSQLQRVKTDKVDAKLIAEYGERHQDSLRPWQPEPRAVRRLKALVRRLEDLREIEQMERNRLEVADASVQASIQSVLEHIGQEIEETLKAIDDHIDNDPDLRGKRDLLTSIDGIADKTAALLLAELGDPLRFANSRAVTAFAGLNPRLQESGNHRGQTRISKTGSSRLRAGLFMPAISALTYNEAVRALSERLRAKGKTGKQIVCAAMRKLLSIAYGVLKSGRPFDAKLALAH is encoded by the coding sequence ATGCCCAGCGTCATCGGCATCGACATCGCCAAACACACCTTTGACCTCGCCACCCTGCAACCCAACGGCAAGTACCGCACCAAGGCCAAGCTGGCCAACGACAAAGCGGGCTTCGCCGTCTTGCGCGACTGGCTGAACAAACACAGCGAACCCGGAGCCTGGGTCGTGATGGAGGCCACCGGCATCCACCATGAAGCCCTGGCCGAATGGCTGTTGGAGCAAGGCTATCGGGTCTGTGTCCTCAACCCGGCACAAATCGCCCACTACGCCCGTAGTCAGTTGCAGCGGGTGAAGACCGACAAGGTCGACGCCAAGCTGATCGCCGAATACGGCGAGCGCCATCAGGACAGTCTGCGTCCCTGGCAACCCGAGCCCCGTGCCGTGCGGCGTTTGAAAGCCCTGGTACGGCGCCTGGAGGACCTGCGCGAAATCGAGCAGATGGAGCGCAACCGCCTGGAAGTGGCCGATGCCAGCGTCCAGGCCTCGATCCAGTCGGTGCTGGAACATATCGGTCAGGAGATCGAAGAGACCCTCAAGGCGATCGACGACCACATCGACAACGACCCGGATCTGCGCGGCAAGCGCGACCTGCTGACCAGCATTGACGGGATCGCCGACAAGACCGCCGCCCTGCTCCTGGCGGAGCTGGGCGACCCACTGCGCTTTGCCAACAGCCGCGCCGTCACTGCCTTTGCCGGGCTCAATCCGCGGCTGCAGGAGTCCGGGAACCACCGGGGACAGACACGTATCTCCAAGACGGGCTCATCGCGCCTGCGGGCCGGCTTGTTCATGCCCGCGATCAGTGCCCTGACGTACAACGAGGCTGTCAGGGCCCTGAGCGAACGATTGAGGGCGAAGGGCAAGACCGGCAAGCAGATCGTCTGCGCCGCCATGCGCAAGCTGCTGAGCATCGCCTACGGCGTCTTGAAATCAGGCCGGCCATTTGACGCAAAACTGGCCCTTGCTCACTAG
- a CDS encoding ankyrin repeat domain-containing protein: protein MSEQNAAVALDDATLEFADKVFDLARSGEAQGLATLLAQGLPADLRNHKGDSLLMLASYHGHREAVRVLLEHGADPDLRNNNGQTPLAGAAFKGDLAMVELLLAHGADVEGPTPDGKTVLMMAAMFNRGEIIDSLLEHGARIDATYAGGATALSAARQMGAAQAVERLSARH from the coding sequence ATGAGCGAGCAAAACGCGGCGGTCGCCCTGGACGATGCCACCCTGGAATTCGCCGACAAGGTGTTCGACCTGGCCCGTAGTGGCGAGGCGCAAGGCCTCGCCACGCTGCTTGCCCAGGGCCTGCCGGCGGATCTGCGCAACCACAAGGGCGACAGCCTGCTGATGCTGGCCAGCTACCACGGCCACCGGGAGGCTGTGCGGGTGTTGCTGGAGCACGGCGCCGACCCGGACCTGCGCAACAACAACGGGCAGACGCCACTCGCCGGTGCCGCCTTCAAGGGCGACCTGGCCATGGTCGAACTGCTGCTGGCCCACGGCGCCGATGTGGAAGGCCCGACACCCGATGGCAAGACGGTGCTGATGATGGCGGCCATGTTCAACCGCGGCGAAATCATCGACAGCCTGCTGGAGCACGGTGCCCGCATCGACGCCACCTATGCAGGCGGTGCCACCGCCCTGTCCGCCGCCCGGCAGATGGGCGCGGCGCAAGCGGTGGAGCGCCTGTCCGCCCGGCATTGA
- a CDS encoding antibiotic biosynthesis monooxygenase family protein produces MTLSPTFTSLASIRARNGRSEELGERLLALVEPARRIEGCISHEVLRAPDDPDLWLLQGCWANQAALEHYCDGTCGQCLADVLQGTLVLEARYFTDHA; encoded by the coding sequence ATGACCCTGTCCCCAACCTTTACCAGCCTCGCATCCATCCGCGCCCGCAACGGTCGCTCGGAGGAGCTGGGCGAGCGCCTGCTGGCGCTGGTCGAGCCGGCGCGTCGCATCGAGGGCTGCATCAGCCACGAGGTGCTGCGCGCCCCCGACGACCCCGACCTGTGGCTGCTGCAGGGCTGCTGGGCCAACCAGGCGGCGCTGGAGCACTACTGCGATGGCACTTGCGGGCAGTGCCTGGCCGATGTGCTGCAGGGGACGCTGGTGCTCGAGGCCCGCTATTTCACCGACCACGCCTAG
- a CDS encoding LysR family transcriptional regulator yields the protein MELRHLRYFIAVAEELHFGRAAELLGISQPPLSQQIQALEEELGARLFERTNRRVALTEAGRLFLVEARQVLAQVGQATDVARRAQRGELGELKVGFTSSAPFTSIIPQAIFRFRRTYPDVQLEVHEMVSRDVVEALLNGRLQVGLIRPLPLPESLVAVELFREPLVAVLHADHPLATDPAFDAGLHLQALADEPFVYFPRTAGTGLYDQLIALTHEMGFSPRITQESHSALTIIGLVAAGLGVSVLPASFTRMQFDGVVYRTLLDPSATTAVWLVRRSDERSPLSRSFIRMLTA from the coding sequence ATGGAACTCCGTCATCTCCGCTACTTCATCGCCGTCGCCGAAGAGCTGCATTTCGGCCGCGCCGCCGAGCTGCTGGGCATCTCCCAGCCACCCCTGAGCCAGCAGATCCAGGCGCTGGAGGAGGAGCTGGGCGCGCGCCTGTTCGAGCGCACCAACCGCCGCGTGGCGCTGACCGAGGCGGGGCGGCTGTTCCTCGTCGAGGCGCGCCAGGTGCTGGCCCAGGTGGGGCAGGCGACCGATGTGGCGCGCAGGGCCCAGCGCGGCGAACTGGGCGAGCTGAAGGTCGGTTTCACCTCGTCGGCACCCTTCACCTCGATCATTCCCCAGGCCATCTTCCGCTTTCGTCGCACCTACCCCGATGTGCAACTGGAGGTGCACGAGATGGTCAGCCGCGACGTGGTCGAGGCGCTGCTCAACGGGCGCCTGCAGGTGGGGCTGATCCGCCCGCTGCCGTTGCCGGAGTCCCTGGTGGCGGTGGAGCTGTTCCGCGAACCGCTGGTGGCGGTGCTGCACGCCGACCACCCGTTGGCGACGGACCCGGCCTTCGACGCCGGCCTGCATCTGCAGGCGCTGGCAGACGAACCCTTCGTGTACTTCCCGCGTACCGCCGGCACCGGGCTCTACGACCAGTTGATCGCCCTGACCCACGAGATGGGCTTCAGCCCGCGCATCACCCAGGAGTCCCACAGCGCGCTGACCATCATCGGCCTGGTGGCGGCGGGGCTCGGCGTTTCGGTGCTGCCGGCCTCCTTCACTCGCATGCAGTTCGATGGCGTGGTCTATCGCACGCTGCTCGACCCGTCGGCGACCACGGCGGTGTGGTTGGTGCGCCGCAGTGACGAGCGCTCGCCGCTGTCGCGCTCCTTCATCCGGATGCTGACTGCGTGA
- a CDS encoding MFS transporter gives MMKASAQDTALPSHIAKGTPAFLRTSLALFCGGFATFALLYCVQPMMPVLARAFAISATQSSMVLSVSTLALACGLLLTGSLSDALGRKRVMVVSLLCAGLFTLASAAMQSWEMVLAMRVLVGLSLSGLTAVAMTYLSEEIDPRHTGLAVGLYIGGNAIGGMSGRLVAGVMVDYISWHWTLATIGALALIAALVFWRVLPESRHFQARPITAKNLFGGFALHFRDARLPLLFLEAFLLMGSLVTFFNYIGFHLLDAPYHLSQAAVGMLSIVYLSGTYSSAMVGSLADRVGRQKVLWVVILLMLAGFGLTLLEPLALILLGMLLFTFGFFGAHSVASSWVGRRAVQAKGQAASLYQTFYYAGSGIAGTLGGLFWHRAGWSGIGLFIGGLLGLALLIALHLARQPQGAALGGSPRSRG, from the coding sequence ATGATGAAAGCGTCCGCCCAGGACACCGCGCTGCCCAGCCATATCGCCAAAGGCACCCCCGCCTTCCTGCGCACCAGCCTCGCGCTGTTCTGCGGCGGCTTCGCCACCTTCGCCCTGCTCTACTGCGTGCAACCGATGATGCCGGTGCTGGCCCGGGCCTTCGCCATCAGCGCCACGCAGAGCAGCATGGTCCTGTCGGTTTCCACCCTCGCCCTGGCCTGCGGCCTGCTGCTGACCGGCTCGCTCTCCGACGCACTCGGGCGCAAGCGGGTGATGGTGGTCTCGCTGCTCTGCGCCGGGCTCTTCACCCTCGCCAGCGCGGCCATGCAGAGCTGGGAAATGGTGCTGGCCATGCGCGTGCTGGTGGGGCTGTCGCTGAGCGGGCTGACCGCCGTGGCCATGACCTACCTGAGCGAGGAGATCGACCCGCGCCATACCGGCCTCGCGGTCGGGCTGTACATCGGTGGCAACGCCATCGGCGGCATGAGCGGGCGACTGGTGGCCGGGGTGATGGTCGACTACATCTCCTGGCACTGGACGCTCGCCACCATCGGCGCGCTGGCGCTGATCGCCGCCCTGGTGTTCTGGCGTGTGCTGCCCGAATCACGACACTTCCAGGCGCGCCCCATCACCGCGAAGAACCTCTTCGGCGGCTTCGCCCTGCATTTTCGCGATGCGCGCCTGCCGCTGCTGTTCCTCGAAGCCTTCCTGCTGATGGGCAGCCTGGTGACCTTCTTCAACTACATCGGCTTCCACCTGCTGGATGCGCCCTACCACCTCAGCCAGGCGGCGGTGGGCATGCTTTCCATCGTCTACCTGTCGGGCACCTACAGCTCGGCGATGGTCGGCTCGCTGGCGGATCGCGTCGGCCGGCAGAAGGTGCTCTGGGTTGTGATCCTGCTGATGCTGGCCGGCTTCGGCCTCACCCTGCTCGAGCCGCTGGCGCTGATCCTGCTGGGCATGCTGCTGTTCACCTTCGGCTTCTTCGGCGCCCATTCGGTGGCCAGCAGCTGGGTCGGGCGCCGCGCCGTGCAGGCCAAGGGCCAGGCGGCCTCGCTGTACCAGACCTTCTACTACGCGGGCTCGGGGATAGCCGGCACCCTCGGCGGGTTGTTCTGGCACCGCGCCGGCTGGAGCGGTATCGGCCTGTTCATCGGAGGCTTGCTGGGCCTGGCGCTGCTGATCGCCCTGCACCTGGCCCGGCAACCCCAGGGCGCGGCCCTGGGTGGGTCCCCGCGTTCACGGGGATGA
- a CDS encoding patatin-like phospholipase family protein, translated as MEDQYKAERDRITWRRKALGLDGGNETPRRPWALALSGGGIRSATFCFGVLQALARAPIDPGANRPAKGDEDDPNARVLPRFDYLSTVSGGGYMGSFFSSLFQPERLRPVNGDEQEKARQAALDAYRVMRYQPPGRIHSSDNYRAAPVGAGPTAWLRENGRYLTPTGAGDLTYALAMTWRNWLSVQYVIGMPMLLALALIALAQGVVCHLWPTGPLCASLLLVPGGVALLSVAPLMLAYWLIYSRKSQDEPPALANWATLCAVVIVAAMAIPAIYLQLHTPDTTNPVEILLWLTIIVTVLGLLWCAALVFTQDHGSTPDDAGLDANNVRNYRLRVTRALSQAITVTGALLALALLHQLAQELYVVLARGYWQASAPAALLPALAWIARHLARASDDKPLPSWLSRLPLDVIALVAGIVMLVCIALLWGLLVQWVAWNGQVPGPDAMPPFALQRLTGLAVVAALLAWVSGQFIGFINLSTLQAFYAARLTRAYLGASNGQRFDVPSRQSRKRMSVAQTLSHDDIALDSYYRTRTAGPLHLINVTMNLTVDPSEQLVQRDRKGKPLCVAPYWYAPGNPGAEAVSFILDGERKVRIAPSGKGEINQPLSLGQWVATSGAAFSTGLGRATSLGTSLALGLANVRLGTWWQSNFPPRQAGPSKNSERLSRWLPAQTYLFYELTAHFHGHRRDKLYLTDGGHFENTATYELVRPERDIELIVMCDCGCDPEYRFDDLANLIRLSRIDHALEIEEDTDVLDHPLLSRVFASLEGFRQPPKPTDRHCAMLLNVFSSGERDDADAPRVLTSRILLLKPRLIESLPVDVLNYARANPVFPNQSTADQFFDEAQFESYRQLGLCIGQQLFGDGLNHNAIANALWSYLAKPPRGVRLNRKADDRG; from the coding sequence ATGGAAGACCAGTACAAGGCGGAACGGGATCGGATCACCTGGCGCCGCAAGGCCCTGGGCCTCGATGGCGGCAACGAGACGCCAAGACGCCCCTGGGCCCTGGCCCTCTCCGGTGGCGGCATCCGCAGCGCCACCTTCTGCTTCGGCGTGCTCCAGGCCCTGGCCCGCGCGCCCATCGACCCCGGCGCCAATCGCCCAGCGAAAGGCGATGAAGACGACCCGAACGCACGCGTGCTGCCGCGTTTCGACTACCTCTCCACCGTCAGTGGCGGCGGCTACATGGGCTCGTTCTTCTCCAGCCTGTTCCAGCCCGAGCGGCTGCGACCGGTCAATGGCGACGAACAGGAAAAGGCCCGCCAGGCCGCACTCGACGCCTACCGGGTGATGCGCTACCAGCCGCCGGGGCGCATCCACTCCTCCGACAACTACCGGGCAGCACCGGTGGGCGCCGGCCCCACCGCCTGGCTGCGGGAGAACGGTCGCTACCTGACGCCCACCGGTGCCGGCGACCTGACCTACGCCCTGGCGATGACCTGGCGCAACTGGCTCTCGGTGCAGTACGTGATCGGCATGCCGATGCTGCTGGCGCTGGCCCTGATCGCCCTCGCCCAGGGAGTCGTCTGCCACCTCTGGCCGACCGGCCCGCTCTGCGCCAGCCTGCTGCTGGTGCCCGGCGGCGTGGCGCTGCTCAGCGTGGCACCGCTGATGCTCGCCTACTGGCTGATCTACTCGCGCAAGAGCCAGGACGAGCCCCCGGCCCTGGCCAACTGGGCGACCCTGTGCGCCGTGGTGATCGTCGCCGCCATGGCCATCCCCGCCATCTACCTGCAACTGCACACGCCCGACACCACCAACCCGGTGGAAATCCTGCTGTGGCTGACCATCATCGTCACCGTGCTCGGGCTGCTCTGGTGCGCGGCGCTGGTCTTCACCCAGGACCACGGCTCGACCCCCGATGACGCCGGCCTCGACGCCAACAACGTGCGCAACTACCGGTTGCGGGTCACCCGTGCGCTGAGCCAGGCGATCACCGTCACCGGCGCACTGCTGGCCCTGGCGCTGCTCCACCAACTGGCCCAGGAGCTCTACGTGGTGCTCGCCCGGGGCTACTGGCAGGCTTCCGCCCCCGCCGCGTTGCTGCCGGCGCTGGCCTGGATCGCCCGCCACCTGGCCCGAGCCAGCGACGACAAGCCGCTCCCCAGCTGGCTCAGCAGGCTGCCGCTGGACGTCATCGCCCTGGTCGCCGGCATCGTCATGCTGGTCTGCATCGCCCTGCTCTGGGGCCTGCTGGTGCAATGGGTGGCCTGGAACGGCCAGGTGCCCGGCCCGGACGCCATGCCGCCCTTCGCCCTTCAGCGCCTGACCGGGCTCGCCGTCGTGGCGGCGCTGCTGGCCTGGGTCTCCGGGCAGTTCATCGGCTTCATCAACCTTTCCACCCTGCAGGCCTTCTACGCCGCACGCCTGACCCGCGCCTACCTCGGCGCCTCCAACGGCCAGCGCTTCGACGTGCCCAGCCGGCAGAGCCGCAAGCGCATGAGCGTGGCACAGACCCTGTCCCACGACGACATCGCCCTGGACAGCTACTACCGCACCCGCACCGCCGGCCCGCTGCACCTGATCAACGTCACCATGAACCTCACGGTCGACCCCTCCGAGCAACTGGTGCAGCGCGACCGCAAGGGCAAGCCGCTGTGCGTGGCGCCCTACTGGTACGCCCCGGGCAACCCCGGCGCCGAGGCGGTGAGCTTCATCCTCGACGGCGAGCGCAAGGTGCGCATCGCGCCCAGCGGCAAGGGCGAGATCAACCAGCCGCTGTCCCTCGGCCAGTGGGTGGCCACTTCCGGCGCCGCCTTCAGCACCGGCCTGGGCCGCGCCACCAGCCTGGGCACCTCCCTGGCCCTGGGCCTGGCCAACGTGCGCCTGGGCACCTGGTGGCAGAGCAACTTCCCGCCGCGCCAGGCCGGCCCGTCGAAGAACTCCGAGCGCCTGTCGCGCTGGCTGCCGGCGCAGACCTACCTGTTCTACGAACTCACCGCCCACTTCCACGGCCACCGCCGCGACAAGCTCTACCTCACCGACGGCGGCCACTTCGAGAACACCGCCACCTACGAACTGGTGCGCCCGGAGCGCGACATCGAGCTGATCGTCATGTGCGACTGCGGCTGCGACCCGGAGTACCGCTTCGACGACCTGGCCAACCTCATCCGCCTGTCGCGCATCGACCACGCCCTGGAGATCGAGGAAGACACCGACGTGCTCGACCACCCGCTGCTGTCCCGGGTGTTCGCCAGCCTCGAGGGCTTCCGCCAGCCGCCCAAGCCCACCGATCGCCACTGCGCCATGCTGCTCAACGTGTTCAGCAGCGGCGAACGCGACGATGCCGACGCCCCGCGCGTGCTCACCAGCCGCATCCTCCTGCTCAAGCCACGGCTGATCGAGTCGCTGCCGGTGGACGTGCTCAACTACGCCCGCGCCAACCCGGTGTTCCCCAACCAGAGCACCGCCGACCAGTTCTTCGACGAAGCCCAGTTCGAGAGCTACCGCCAGCTCGGCCTGTGCATCGGCCAGCAACTGTTCGGTGACGGCCTCAACCACAACGCCATCGCCAATGCCCTGTGGAGCTACCTGGCCAAACCGCCGCGCGGCGTGCGCCTGAATCGCAAGGCTGATGATCGAGGGTAA